In the genome of Ziziphus jujuba cultivar Dongzao chromosome 10, ASM3175591v1, the window AAAGCTTTCCAGTGAAACCATAATCACCAAACAAAACATCAGCAATTCCTCCTCCTTCTGTACCAGGAAGAAATGCAGCAATTAGAGCATCAATGTTGGTAAGTTGGGGCTCGATCACCACAGGACGACCCGTTACAAGTATCACCACACACTTAACTTTTCCACATACATTGGTGATCACATATTGACCTCCAGCATCAATTGTCAAGTTTAGACTATCCCCAAACATCTCTGCATATGGAAGCTCACCAACAGCAACAATGGCATATGAGAAATTGTTTGATTCTACCCAATCTGGATCAGGATATTCTTTGTACACAATCTCTGTGCTTGGATCTACTGCAGCTGTAATGCCTTCGAGGATGGTTGTTCCTGTTTCAtcaatttatctatttatttttttgaatataactATTTTGCTAAAGGGTAACAAGGAAATGAGCTAAAAGTTGAAAAATGTGAATCAAGAACATACCAGTAGTTAGGTTATTGCCAGTAAGTCCCTGCCAAGTAATTGTCCAACCACCACATTGGTTGCCTAAATTGTCAGCATGGGTTCCAGCAACCAGaatttttgttgcttttttgGGTAGTGGTAGCACAGGAGGATCTGCATTTGCTCCGTTTTTCAACAGAACAAGTGATTTCCTCACAGCTTCCCTTGCCAAATCTCTGTGTGCCTATTAGATAAAATGGccatttttatcatatttatcatggatttccataaaattttgaaCTCAACCAAGAAATTTGTTCTAATAGTAGTTACCTGAGAACCTAGCTCGTCAATTAAGCTCTTATCGGCCCAAGGAGCCTCGAATAGACCCATTGTGAACTTGACTCTCAGAATTCTCCTAACTGCATCATTTATACGATCCATGGAGACAAACTTGTTGTTGACAAGAGTTGTTAGAGTATCAATGAACAAGGTATGGTTGAATGGAACCATGACctgaaaaattacaaagaagcagtctaaaaaagaaagcaaagaaactcatgttttgaatttataataatttctcagACAAGATTCGAGTAAGTGGGGATAGAGACTAACCATGTCAATGCCAGCATTAATACCCTCAAGAACCGAGTAAGTGTAATTTGCACCTGGTGGGGTGGTAATCTTGTCAATACCTTCCATATCAGAGATAACAAAACCCTGCAATTTTCCACAATTCACTAATATGTTAAGAACCTGTTTTGAATATCATCCTTAGATTTAGCAAACAAGACTAAAATATGGCAATTTTTGTACCCCGAATTTGAGTTTGTTCTTTAGAAAACCGGTGATTAGGTTGCGATTAGCGTGCATCTTCACTCCATTCCAACTGGAATAGGAAATCATGACAGTAGACACACCCTTGATTATCGAGTCATAGTAGCCAGGCATATGAATGCTCAACAATCCATGCATATCAATCACTGTGTTGTTCTCATCTATGCCCCTGGTGGTACCTCCATCACCCACAAAGTGTTTTGCACATGCTGCTACTTTTTTTCTGATTACAAAagcataatttattttaatacaagaaattaaaaaaaagaatgctATATGTATAGATTAGACTTTTAACACAAatgtttgatttaaaaaaaaaaaaaaaaaaaaaaaaaaacttactttCCACCAACAAATGGAACACCCTTCTTTGGACTCTCGCCTTGCAATCCTAATATGATATCAGTCATTTCTTGGACAATGTTGTGATCCTCACTAAAGCTCTCATAACACCTACCCCATCTCGGGTCCCGACAGACCTTATACAAATGAAAATTCAATCACAAATTTGGAACAAAAAGGTTTACTACTCCAGTAAGTCTTCTTCGGTTTTATAGTAGCATACCGCGATACATGGGCCAAATATATAAGGAATACCAGTAGCTCGAACTTCAAGGGCAGTTGCTTCACCAATTTTCCTTATAAGCTCTCTATCCCTgcaaaatgaggaaaaaaaaaaaaaaaaaatacaagatttTACTTTTCTTGCCCCCAGAGAAACAGagagatatgaaaataaaaaaaaaaaaaatggaaaaaaaatccataaatggATAATATAACACTAGTATATGAACAATTAATTGACCTGGTGCATCCAAGTGCAATGTTATGTGGGAAAATGGTAGCCTTGTACACATTGCCATGACCATGAACAGCATCAATGCCATAAATCATAGGGATGCCAAGcctgctagaaagtgaaccatTTTGGAAATTGTCAACCATTTCAATCCAGTCCTCTGGAGTGGCCTGTGGTTTAGGAACACTTCCTCCACCACTCAGTACACTGCCGATTGAGAAATCCCTTTGGATCTCGAACGATGTATTTGCGCGCTCCAATTGAGTCATCTGACCAATCTTTTCAGCTAGAGTCATTCTGCCCATCAGATCTTTGATTCTTACCTCCCAAGGCTGTGACGGGTCCTTGTATGCCATGTATTCTGCTGCTGCCAAGCCTGACCTGCAGCAGAACAACACCACTAGGACTCCCACTAGGTGGGCTGCTGAAATAATCTTCACCATCATTCAATTCAATACTTTCTCAGTTCtacagaaaaaaatgaaaatgtaaaataatggCAATTAGAATTCATATTCATTGCCTTAAAGAACCTTGAAAACAGACTAAAAACATGTTTTTGCTTACTGGCTTTTAACTGTTCAGATAGAAATTAAGTTGAATATCCAGTCAAGTGTTTCATAGAAccgaaaaataaacaaaaattgaaaaaaaaaaaaaaaaatctccgaTGCAAAATGAAGCTTAGAACAGATATATATGAACAGACTTTCACTTACTGAATAGTGTTTTCTCTTAGGAAAGGTAataagagattaaaaaaaataaataaataaacgactCCTGTATCAAAAGAGAATATGAATATTCAGTGAACAGAACCAGTATGACACAAGGAACTTTTTTCCAAGTGGACACCATTAATAAGTTTCCTAATTTACAATTtggatatatacaaatatataaaatcccGGATTATTATGTATAACAAATTTTACTATATTGTACCCATCAATTAGATTACCTAATTGTATCaaataattttagtattttaatacattaatattaaaaaaaagtatttagaTAAGTAGTATAATGTAAATTTTGTgtagataaattattataaccATACTagatttgttttttggtaaatataactATATTAGATATTGTAGATAAATGAGAgatgaataatatataaaaatattaattgagaaaaaaaatattctaaaaaaacaaatggcacTGGgccaaataattttatataatgcaGAAGATAAATAGAAATCCAACCAAACAATATTCTACTCTCCGCCTTGAAATCATAccttcatataatataattattttaaaaaaaaataaaatcagatatgGTGAATCTGCAAAGAGTCAGACTGTAACCATTATTCATGTGAGTGATGGGGGGAGTTTAGATAActttccattttaaaaatattattattaaaattaaattaaaagaaaaattgatcaCAAATCCAAATGGAATTCTATAGTCtatcaaatcttaaaaaatgtaaattttaggtgtaataaaaaaaaaaaaacattcagcaataattacaaaaacaaGGTATGAGCTTTTTTGGACGAGAACATAAAAGTGAGAAAgaaattcacatatatataggtagaaaataaatatatgtaattcagccttttttttttttctaggtaTACAAGTCCTTCCAACAGAACCCCATATTAAGTGTAGAAGGgaatttaatgtaattttccCTCAGGCCTTGTTCATCTCTGTTGGATATTgttgtttttgtatttgtttttgttttattttttttgcgaGAAAGCTGAATGTTGTTATTGAACCTCTTTTTCAAGACATTTTCTCtatcctatttttatttttgcaagcaTAATTATCTAGATTTCATGAATTATTTGATAAGCATACATAAGAGAGACCACAAGAATATTGCATTGTCATTGCAACAAACTACTATGTTTAATCTTCTCATTATGTAGCCGGAGGCTTGGACCCATTCTAaccctattatttatttatttatttatttctgtcaATTCAAAGTAAATGAAAAGGGTATTggtattacccaaaaaaacaaagtaattGAAAAGGGGAACATATATAAATTCCAATTAAGATGCGACTTATGAATGGAGTTCTTGGATGTGAAAAAGGATGGTTTTTGAGCTACATTATAAATAGAGACGATAATGTACTTTTGGGAGGCAAATTTGTATACACACATAAATaccaacaaaaagataattattagtttaacatctcttaattattgaaaatcattagatgaatgaaaaaaataactaGTTTATACGTAATTATTGTAAAATGCATGTctttgacttttttcttttttttttttggtgaaagccATGTCTTTGACTCTTACACAAAATATTAAGAACCATAATCTCTGTTTAATCAAATACGGAACAAATCAAccggaaaaggaaaaaaaacaaaaaaataaccgAAAAACTAAAAATACTATTTGAGTGTGACTCAACCATTAATCCTAATGAGTCTAAAAAGAATGTCTAATTTGACACAACTGGATTGGTTGTGAGTCCAAATCCTAAGGGGAAGAGTGGATCATAATGTGCATCTCCAAAATTCATGGGGAGCTGATCGACTGTCTTGAACCAAGTACGAGAAAGCTTCCCAGTGAAACCATAATCACCATACAAAACATCAGCAATTCCTTGTCCTTCTGTTCCCGGAAGCCATGCAGCAACCAGAGCATTAATGGAGGAAAGATATGGCTCGATCACGACAGGACGACCGCTGACTACTATCACCACACACTTAACTTTGCCACATACATTGCTGATTGTATCTGGACCTGGACTAGCAATTGTCAAGTTTAAACTATCCCCTGCTGTCTCTGCATATGGAAGCTCCCCAACAACAACAATGCCATAAGTAAAATTGTTTGATTCTACAAAATCTGAATCAGGATCTTGGCTGTACACAATTTCTGTGCTTGGATCTACTGCAGCTGTAATGCCTTCAAGGATGGTTGTTCctatttcaacaaattaaaaaaaaaaaaaaatgaatatatggTAACAATGAAATGAATTGAGGAGGCTGAAAAGCTGAAATTGTGAATTTTACCTGCAGTATAGTTGTTGCCATCAAGTCCTTGCCAAGTAATTGACCAACCACCACATTGGTAGCCTAAATTGCTTGCATGACTTCCAGCAACTAGTATTTTTGATGCATTTTTGGGTAGTGGTAGCATAGGAGAATctgcattctctccatttttcaACAGGACAAGTGACTTCCTCACAGCTTCCCTTGCCAAATCCCTATGTGCCTATTTAGATAATATGAATGttcatttttatcatatttgcaAAACCATATAAAGTTTGAAACTCAACCAAGAAAGTTAAGTTGTCCTAGTAGTAGTTACCTGGGCTCCAAGCTCGCTGATTAAGTTCCTATCAGCCCATGGATTCTCAAATAGACCCATTGTAAACTTAACCCGTAGAATTCTCCTAACAGCATCGTCGATACGACTCATGGAGACAAACTTCTTGTTCACGAGGTCTGTTAGAGTATCAATGAACATGGTGTGGTTGTATGGAACCATAATctgaaaaattacaaattttcatGCTACGTCAATGCTATAGATCACTTTGTTATGAAGTATAAACAATGTGATAAATTAATGGGGAATAGAGACGAACCATGTCAATGCCAGCATTAATACCCTCAAGAACAGAGTAAGTGTAATTTACACCAGCTGGGGTGGTAATCCTATCAATACCTTGCCAATCAGAAATAACAAAACCCTGCAATTTTTCCACACCAATCACAAAggtttttatattaaaacttGTTATGAATATCATCCCTGATTTAGGAAACAGACTAAAAATTGACAGTTTATGTACCCGGAATTTAAGTGTGTTCTTTAGAAAACCGGTGACTAGGTTGCGATTAGCATGCATCTTCATTCCATTCCAACTGGAGTAGGAAGTCATGATGGTAGCCACACCCTTGATTACAGAGTCATAGTAGCCAGGCATATGAATGCTCAACAATCCATGCCAATCAGTCACTGTGTTGTTCTCATTGATACCGTCAGTTGTGCCTCCGTCACCC includes:
- the LOC107410352 gene encoding uncharacterized protein LOC107410352, yielding MMVKIISAAHLVGVLVVLFCCRSGLAAAEYMAYKDPSQPWEVRIKDLMGRMTLAEKIGQMTQLERANTSFEIQRDFSIGSVLSGGGSVPKPQATPEDWIEMVDNFQNGSLSSRLGIPMIYGIDAVHGHGNVYKATIFPHNIALGCTRDRELIRKIGEATALEVRATGIPYIFGPCIAVCRDPRWGRCYESFSEDHNIVQEMTDIILGLQGESPKKGVPFVGGKKKVAACAKHFVGDGGTTRGIDENNTVIDMHGLLSIHMPGYYDSIIKGVSTVMISYSSWNGVKMHANRNLITGFLKNKLKFGGFVISDMEGIDKITTPPGANYTYSVLEGINAGIDMVMVPFNHTLFIDTLTTLVNNKFVSMDRINDAVRRILRVKFTMGLFEAPWADKSLIDELGSQAHRDLAREAVRKSLVLLKNGANADPPVLPLPKKATKILVAGTHADNLGNQCGGWTITWQGLTGNNLTTGTTILEGITAAVDPSTEIVYKEYPDPDWVESNNFSYAIVAVGELPYAEMFGDSLNLTIDAGGQYVITNVCGKVKCVVILVTGRPVVIEPQLTNIDALIAAFLPGTEGGGIADVLFGDYGFTGKLSRTWFKTVDQLPMNVGDAHYDPLFPFGFGLTTDPVVAN
- the LOC125420836 gene encoding uncharacterized protein LOC125420836 codes for the protein MMAKIIPSHIVGVLVVLLLLFCCCSGITAAEYMAYKDPTQPMNARIRDLMSRMTLAEKIGQMTQLDRANSTFEIMRDFSIGSVLSGGGSVPKMQATAEDWIDMVDNFQNGSLSSRLGIPMIYGIDAVHGHNNIYKATLFPHNVALGCTRDRDLVRKIGEATALEVRATGINHAFAPCIAVCRDPRWGRCFESYSEDPKIVQDMTDIILGLQGEGPKKGVPFVGGKKHIAACAKHFVGDGGTTDGINENNTVTDWHGLLSIHMPGYYDSVIKGVATIMTSYSSWNGMKMHANRNLVTGFLKNTLKFRGFVISDWQGIDRITTPAGVNYTYSVLEGINAGIDMIMVPYNHTMFIDTLTDLVNKKFVSMSRIDDAVRRILRVKFTMGLFENPWADRNLISELGAQAHRDLAREAVRKSLVLLKNGENADSPMLPLPKNASKILVAGSHASNLGYQCGGWSITWQGLDGNNYTAGTTILEGITAAVDPSTEIVYSQDPDSDFVESNNFTYGIVVVGELPYAETAGDSLNLTIASPGPDTISNVCGKVKCVVIVVSGRPVVIEPYLSSINALVAAWLPGTEGQGIADVLYGDYGFTGKLSRTWFKTVDQLPMNFGDAHYDPLFPLGFGLTTNPVVSN